A DNA window from Salarias fasciatus chromosome 23 unlocalized genomic scaffold, fSalaFa1.1 super_scaffold_20, whole genome shotgun sequence contains the following coding sequences:
- the LOC115383711 gene encoding chymotrypsin B-like — protein sequence MAFLWILSCLAFISAAHGCGTPSIPPVVTGYARIVGGEEAVPHSWPWMVSLQEYSGSHFCGGSLINEYWVVTAAQCEFRVYHYVAAGAHNRDSNTPDDVQILRPLLVFTHPNFNLMTKENDIALIKLYKPAILGPTVSPVCLSESTDSFFGICVTTGWGYTKFPSGYRSNTLHQAILPLLPNTDCKRFWGDKITNAMICAGVSGVNFCDFDEGGPLVCEKNKVWTLVGIASWGDINCSQSRAGVYTRVTEFRGWVDQILAAN from the exons ATGGCCTTCCTCTGGATCCTGTCCTGCCTCGCCTTCATCAGCGCCGCCCacg gctgcggtactccctccatccctcccgtCGTGACCGGGTATGCTCGAATTGTGGGCGGTGAGGAGGCGGTTCCTCACTCCTGGCCCTGGATGGTGTCGCTGCAG GAATATAGCGGCTCCCATTTCTGTGGAGGTTCTCTGATCAACGAGTACTGGGTGGTGACCGCTGCTCAATGTGAGTTCAG ggtcTACCACTATGTGGCCGCTGGTGCACATAACAGAGATTCCAACACACCCGACGATGTCCAGATTCTGAGACCTCTCCTG GTCTTCACTCATCCCAACTTTAACCTCATGACCAAGGAAAACGACATCGCTCTCATCAAGCTGTATAAACCCGCCATCCTGGGACCCACCGTGTCCCCCGTCTGCCTGTCCGAGTCCACCGACTCCTTCTTCGGGATCTGCGTGACCACCGGATGGGGCTATACCAAGTTTCCCA gtGGCTACCGTTCCAACACCCTGCACCAGGCGATCCTGCCCCTGCTGCCCAACACCGACTGTAAGAGGTTCTGGGGCGACAAAATCACCAACGCCATGATCTGCGCCGGGGTGTCCGGAGTCAACTTCTGTGAT TTTGATGAAGGCGGTCCTCTGGTCTGCGAGAAAAACAAAGTCTGGACTCTGGTGGGCATCGCATCCTGGGGAGACATCAACTGCTCCCAATCCAGGGCCGGAGTCTACACCCGTGTGACGGAGTTCCGTGGATGGGTGGACCAGATCCTGGCTGCCAACTAA